In the Mytilus trossulus isolate FHL-02 chromosome 1, PNRI_Mtr1.1.1.hap1, whole genome shotgun sequence genome, one interval contains:
- the LOC134692181 gene encoding uncharacterized protein KIAA1958 homolog, translating into MSLNENLTRGQKVRLVGGQMGVIKGKTDNFGFPLWEIQLEGGKLVTEARYRFDIISEPDRIVTHPLEHDSPPHVPDELLYLFEPELNEVDKTPNEAPVNVSAPPQAPTQKPSSKASKPRQFVPVDESTVEQFVKDQENQGTARKNISDMRTLTQFLQQKNEKREIYKIPPEELNSLLCQYFFSVRKTDGEEYEPSSLRGMMCSFDRILRSNDYGYELSKSVEFAKTRDVLTAKQIALKKMGKGNGDKRAETLTDDDIEAMFKTGQLGLSNPTTLLHTLWFFNTIYFGLRGVTEHYQMTWGDVQLCKDSKSQEYLQMNERNTKTRTGANLKNTREIPQRAWATTDQTKCPVAAYKLYKSKRPTKYSKPEDPFYIQENNNPDKSALWFKAQRIGINKLGKFMKKMALNTGIIKEHNQNDENQPLDDNTNRRLTNHSARRFMLQKLDDEGIEHNHIKQISGHKNIQSITTYSKLNPQKHKQIAQCILGNQDHEAENEQQIQSSQTTRTVTMGRKAVHQTETQLVVGQSQSHDAPRSGMNYIFGAPIYGGTFNININNTSPSVQPPQKKRRFDSSQDE; encoded by the exons ATGTCGCTCAACGAAAACTTGACAAGGGGACAAAAAGTCAGACTTGTAGGGGGGCAAATGGGAGTTATAAAAGGTAAAACAGACAACTTTGGGTTTCCGTTGTGGGAAATTCAGCTAGAAGGTGGTAAACTTGTAACTGAGGCCAGATACAGGTTTGACATTATTTCTGAGCCTGACAGAATAGTCACACACCCATTAGAACATGACTCCCCACCACATGTTCCTGATGAACTCCTGTATCTGTTTGAGCCAGAGTTGAATGAAGTTGATAAAACGCCAAATGAAGCTCCTGTAAATGTGTCAGCACCACCTCAAGCACCTACACAAAAGCCTAGTTCAAAAGCATCAAAACCAAGACAGTTTGTTCCAGTTGATGAATCAACTGTAGAACAATTTGTTAAAGATCAGGAAAATCAAGGCACTGccagaaaaaatataagtgatatgcgcACGCTTACACAGTTCCTAcaacagaaaaatgaaaaaagagaaatttataaaattccacCTGAAGAATTAAACAGTCTTTTATGTCAGTACTTTTTCTCTGTGAGAAAAACTGATGGAGAAGAGTATGAGCCATCCTCACTACGTGGAATGATGTGTTCATTTGATAGAATACTGAGGAGCAATGATTATGGCTATGAATTAAGTAAAAGTGTAGAATTTGCTAAAACCAGAGATGTTCTTACGGCAAAACAGATAgcgttaaaaaaaatgggtaaaGGAAATGGTGATAAAAGAGCTGAAACACTCACTGATGATGACATTGAAGCAATGTTTAAAACTGGGCAGCTGGGCTTGTCCAATCCTACAACTCTATTGCACACTCTCTGGTTTTTTAACACAATATATTTTGGCCTACGTGGTGTAACTGAACATTATCAGATGACATGGGGGGATGTCCAACTATGTAAAGACTCTAAAAGTCAGGAATACTTGCAAATGAACGAGAGAAATACTAAAACAAGAACTGGAGCAAATCTGAAAAACACAAGAGAAATTCCTCAAAGGGCCTGGGCCACAACTGATCAAACAAAATGTCCTGTAGCTGCATACAAGCTTTACAAGTCAAAAAGACCTACAAAATATAGTAAGCCTGAAGATCCCTTCTACATTCAGGAGAACAACAACCCTGACAAGTCAGCCCTTTGGTTTAAGGCACAAAGAATTGGTAtcaataaattaggaaaattcATGAAGAAAATGGCTTTAAATACag GTATTATTAAAGAACACAATCAAAATGATGAGAACCAACCTCTAGATGACAATACAAACAGGCGCCTAACCAACCATTCAGCTAGAAGGTTTATGCTTCAGAAGCTTGACGATGAGGGAATTGAACATAATCATATCAAACAG ATATCTGGACACAAAAACATACAGAGTATCACCACTTACTCAAAACTGAACCCTCAGAAACATAAACAGATAGCCCAATGCATCTTAGGTAACCAGGATCATGAGGCTGAAAATGAACAACAAATACAGTCTTCGCAGACAACGAGGACGGTTACGATGGGACGTAAAGCAGTTCATCAAACAGAGACACAACTCGTGGTTGGGCAAAGCCAAAGTCACGATGCACCGCGTTCAGGAATGAACTATATCTTTGGGGCACCTATTTATGGAGGGacatttaatatcaatattaacaaTACATCACCATCAGTTCAGCCTCCTCAGAAGAAACGCCGATTTGACAGTTCACAAGATGAATAA